The nucleotide window CAAGAGAATGAAGATGCTCGGCATATGAATTAAAAGCATCTTTTCCTGCATAAAGAGTCAGGTTGCCTAATAGATGTGATGTAAGAAATCCGCAAAAACTAAGCCCTGTTATAGCCATAAGCCATTTTTTACCTATGGAACTTGTAAAGGTTTTTATAAACCAGCCCATCGTTTCCTCCGTTTAAGATATTTAAAAAATACCCTCTTTTGCATGCAAGTCTTGATTTTTATGTTTCAGGCAAAACAGAATATTTTCTGACTGCTTCGTTTTATTTTTGTACAATGTAAATATTGAGTTATAGCGCCAGAGTCAATAATAAATATTATTAAACAATAAAAATGGCCTTTAAACTATAAAAGGTGAAAATACCCTGGTTTGGGGTGAGCGTATAGCCTGTTAAATCGCAACAGCAAGCAAATTTCAACCAAAGGAATACATTAAGTATTTCGAGGATTAATCTTTGAGCCCAATGCAGAGATCTGCGAAAATGGGGCGTTTTGAAACTGGCTCTAAAGTATATATAATAGCGGATCAATATTAATAGAATAAATACTGTTATAGTAAAAATATTGGAAACTTAATGAATTTTATGAAAATAAATTATAAATTGACAGCATGAACTATTATATTTATCCTATAAATTAAGTATGAAAATTATATAAAAGTATTCAGGGTTAGGATAAAATCAATCTATAGCGTTTCTAAAAACAACGTTCCAATTATTACAGATTTTTTATAGGAATAGATGCGGTATGCTTAAATTAAAAAAAATGTATGTGCCTGCATATTCTATTGTTGCCGTTGTGCTTCTACTTCTCGTGCTTATCAGCATTTCCACTTACCGAAATTTGAACCGTGATAAAACGCGTGCTTTGGAATTTATTAATCGCCAGGGATTATCACTGATTCGAACAATAGAAGTTGGCGCAAGGGTTGGAATAAATCATTCCAAAACACAGGATAGTCATGACCTAATAGGCAGGCTTATTCATGAAGCAGGAAAAGATGAGGATATTGCATATATTTACTTGCTGGATGAAGGAGGCAATGTAATCAGTCATTCACAGACTTCTAATGAAGATTTGCCTTCTGATTTAACATTTCAACTAACTGACAATAATCAGGTGAAAAGCCGGATCAGGGAACTTTCAGACGGTTCCAAGGTATATGAACTTAACAAATGTTTTTTCCCTTTTCGAACTCCTGTTGATGGATTAAAATGCGACAGGTTTATTGTCCTTGCTTTGAAATTGTCGACCTTTGAAGAGGCGCGTCATACAGACTTTCATCATGCCTTGATCATGGCTGCCATTGTTGTTGCCTTAGGTTCCGGAGCGCTTTTTTTTATATTTGTTATACAAAACTACTACCTTGTGGATAGGACACTCAAAGAAACTCAGGATTACGCCAGTCAAGTTGTGGCCAGCATGGCCAATGGCTTGCTGAGCGTTAACCGGGATGGGAAAGTGGCTTCTTACAACTTATTAGCACTGGAGTTACTCGATTTTAAGGAATCCGAGATCAGAGGCCTGGATTTGAAAGAATATATTGATTTTGAGAAAAGCGGCATTAATGAAACCCTTTCCTACTGCCGCTCAGTATTAGAAAGAGAAATTCTCTACCATAAGCAATCGGGAGAAGAAGTCGCTTTGGCATTAAGCGTATCCCCGATTATGGCTGAAAAGGGGGAATGTAAAGCTGCTGTAATCGTACTTCGGGATCTGAGGGAAATCAAACGGTTGGAAGCAAAGATCAAGCGGTCGGAAAAACTTGCGGCAATCGGGAAACTGGCAGCCGGGGTAGCCCACGAGATCAGAAATCCCCTTGGCTCTATCAGGGGCTTTGCTCAGTTTCTAAAGCATGCCCTGAAAGATCGACCTCAGGAGCAGGAATATTCTGACACCATGATAAAGGAAATTGATAGAATTGATCGAGTTGTGACGGACTTACTTACTTTTGCCCGACCTTTGGAAGCCAGGTTATTTCCAGTTAATGTAAATGAATTAGTGGAACATACGTTACGATTGGTGCATGCGGATGCTCTGGTTCGAAATATTGAAATCACAAAAAATATTCTGCCTGATTTGGGAGAGTTTCCTTTGGATGAGAACCAGATGACACAGGCTCTTCTCAATCTTTTATTGAACGCAATACAATCTGTTGAGGCGGGCGGAACCATTGATGTTGGAGTGAATTTGAATGAACAAAGCAACCAGCTCAATATCTGGGTCGAAAGCGATGGTCCAGCCATTGTGCCCGAACAAAGAGAAAAAATTTTCGACCCTTTTTTTACTACCAGAAAAAAAGGCACCGGATTAGGATTGTCTATCGTCCACAAGATTGTGGAAAATCATGGTGGCGAAATAATTATAGAGAGTCCTCTTTCTGGCAAAAGCTATGGTTGCCGCTTTACCTTGAGCATTCCTATATATGCAGACAAAGCATGATTATTTGACTCCTTATATGGGGCTCTTGGGGCACATAAGAAACGGAAAAACGAATGAAAAAAAAGATACTAGTTGTTGATGATGAACAAACCCACCGACAGATGCTTAATGTCGTTCTTTCGGAAGAAGGTTACGAAGTTGTTGAAGCTGATGATGGTGAGACCGCCATTGTTGCAGTAGAAGAACAGTTTTATGATCTAATTATTATGGATATTCGCATGAGCAGAATAGAAGGTATCGAAGCCTTGAAAAGAATCAAGGAAATAAGTCCGGGCATTCCTATTATTATTATGACTGCATATGCTTCTGTGGATACGGCAATTGATGCTCTCAAAAAAGGAGCTTACGATTATCTGACAAAACCTCTTGACATAGATGAATTAAAAATACTGATTGAAAAGGCCTTGCGCCACCAGCAATTGGAGAAAGAGGATATTTTTCCTAATGAACAATTGGACGCTCGGTTTGACTTTTCAAATATCATCGGCCGAAGCCAGGCAATGCAAAAACTTCTGGAAACCATTGCCATGGTGGCACCCACGGAAGCCACTGTTCTTATTACCGGTGGAAGCGGCACTGGAAAAGAACTTATTGCTAATGCCATTCACCAAAACAGTCCTCGCCACAAGAAGCCCTTAATTAAAATAAATTGTGCCGCTCTGCCTGAAACTCTTCTGGAAAGTGAACTCTTCGGTCATGAGAAAGGCTCCTTCACAGGTGCGGTGTCTCAAAAGAAAGGACGGTTTCATCTGGCTCACACCGGTTCGATTTTTATGGATGAAATTGCTGAGATGTCAACTGTCACCCAGGCAAAGATCCTTAGGGTACTTCAGGAACGTCAGTTTGAACCCATAGGAAGTTCGACTACCGTTAATGTTGATACCCGGATCATTGCAGCTACCAACAGAGATTTAGAAGTAGAAATCCGGGAAGGCCGGTTTCGAGAAGATCTTTACTACCGCCTGAATGTTGTTAATTTGAGGGTTCCATCTTTACATGAACGACGCGATGATATTCCTTTGCTGGCTGCTTTTTTTCTTAAACGGTATTCTGATAAAAATCAGCGGCTCATCAAAGGCTTTAATCCACGGGCTATTGATCTGCTCATGCGTTACGAATGGCCTGGCAATGTCAGGGAGCTGGAAAATGTGGTGGAACGCGCTGTTATCATGACACGGGGAGAGATGATCACTCCGGAGGAATTTCCTGATGCATTTAAAAATCTAAGTGTTGATGATACAAACATAGAACTCGATTTA belongs to Pseudomonadota bacterium and includes:
- a CDS encoding PAS domain-containing protein, whose translation is MLKLKKMYVPAYSIVAVVLLLLVLISISTYRNLNRDKTRALEFINRQGLSLIRTIEVGARVGINHSKTQDSHDLIGRLIHEAGKDEDIAYIYLLDEGGNVISHSQTSNEDLPSDLTFQLTDNNQVKSRIRELSDGSKVYELNKCFFPFRTPVDGLKCDRFIVLALKLSTFEEARHTDFHHALIMAAIVVALGSGALFFIFVIQNYYLVDRTLKETQDYASQVVASMANGLLSVNRDGKVASYNLLALELLDFKESEIRGLDLKEYIDFEKSGINETLSYCRSVLEREILYHKQSGEEVALALSVSPIMAEKGECKAAVIVLRDLREIKRLEAKIKRSEKLAAIGKLAAGVAHEIRNPLGSIRGFAQFLKHALKDRPQEQEYSDTMIKEIDRIDRVVTDLLTFARPLEARLFPVNVNELVEHTLRLVHADALVRNIEITKNILPDLGEFPLDENQMTQALLNLLLNAIQSVEAGGTIDVGVNLNEQSNQLNIWVESDGPAIVPEQREKIFDPFFTTRKKGTGLGLSIVHKIVENHGGEIIIESPLSGKSYGCRFTLSIPIYADKA
- a CDS encoding sigma-54 dependent transcriptional regulator; its protein translation is MKKKILVVDDEQTHRQMLNVVLSEEGYEVVEADDGETAIVAVEEQFYDLIIMDIRMSRIEGIEALKRIKEISPGIPIIIMTAYASVDTAIDALKKGAYDYLTKPLDIDELKILIEKALRHQQLEKEDIFPNEQLDARFDFSNIIGRSQAMQKLLETIAMVAPTEATVLITGGSGTGKELIANAIHQNSPRHKKPLIKINCAALPETLLESELFGHEKGSFTGAVSQKKGRFHLAHTGSIFMDEIAEMSTVTQAKILRVLQERQFEPIGSSTTVNVDTRIIAATNRDLEVEIREGRFREDLYYRLNVVNLRVPSLHERRDDIPLLAAFFLKRYSDKNQRLIKGFNPRAIDLLMRYEWPGNVRELENVVERAVIMTRGEMITPEEFPDAFKNLSVDDTNIELDLSSGRSLKDVEKDMIIRTLDEAGGNRTHAADILGISRRTLQLKLKEYGINL